From Actinomycetota bacterium, the proteins below share one genomic window:
- a CDS encoding Xaa-Pro peptidase family protein, protein MGVAERQEKLRRRMDSEGVDALLVSNMTNVRYLTGFAGSNGYVFLTRDATHFYSDGRYATQASEMVKEAEIHIAPSHAAVVEELNGFTKSQKLSRVAYEATHVTVSSRGAAWEPPPGLDKVMSYFEGAELVPGEGWVEELRKIKDAEEIASLRAAAQLGDEGFAFILDKIKPGVREIDLALELEFFLRSKGSEGVSFDPIVAAAERSALPHARPTERTVEKGRYVLFDFGCRIDGYC, encoded by the coding sequence TTGGGAGTAGCTGAAAGGCAGGAAAAGCTCCGTCGCCGCATGGACAGTGAGGGTGTCGACGCCCTGCTGGTCAGCAACATGACCAACGTCCGCTACCTGACCGGATTCGCCGGCTCCAACGGATACGTCTTCCTGACCCGCGACGCCACCCACTTCTACAGCGACGGCCGCTACGCCACCCAGGCGAGCGAAATGGTCAAGGAAGCCGAGATCCACATCGCCCCGTCGCATGCGGCGGTGGTCGAAGAGCTGAACGGCTTCACCAAGTCACAAAAGCTCTCCCGAGTCGCCTACGAAGCCACCCACGTCACCGTCAGCAGCCGGGGCGCCGCCTGGGAGCCGCCGCCCGGCCTGGACAAGGTGATGAGCTACTTCGAGGGCGCCGAGCTGGTCCCCGGCGAGGGCTGGGTAGAGGAGCTTCGCAAGATCAAGGACGCCGAGGAGATCGCCTCCCTCCGGGCTGCCGCCCAGCTGGGCGACGAGGGTTTCGCCTTCATCCTCGACAAGATCAAGCCGGGCGTCCGGGAGATCGACCTGGCGCTGGAGCTGGAGTTCTTCCTCCGGTCGAAGGGTTCGGAAGGGGTCTCGTTCGACCCCATCGTCGCCGCCGCCGAGCGCAGCGCCCTCCCTCACGCCCGGCCGACTGAGCGCACGGTTGAGAAGGGCCGCTACGTGCTGTTCGACTTCGGGTGCAGGATCGACGGCTACTGCT